In Mycetocola spongiae, the genomic stretch GAGGAATGCGGCATCCGCGCGGCGCGACATATCGTGCCTCGCGGGGATCGAGCAAAACGCGCGGGTATCGTCGATAAACCCGGTGGTCTTCCCGAAACCGGCGCTATCGGTTACCGCCGCGCGATAGCGGCCAATCGCGCCCGGCGTATCGATGAACCACCACGGTGCGCCCGCATATACCGAGGGATAAAAGCCCGCGAGCGGGCCGATCTCGCGCGAGAACACCGTCTCGTCCACGGTAAAGAGGGCGAGGCGGAACGTGGGATTCACGCCAAAATCGTTGAGGATCCGGCGCAGCGGCCGGGTAAAGGCCCCGCTATCGGGCAGGTCGTGCCCGGTATCCGGGCCAAAACGGGCCAGCGTAGCGGCATGGTGGCTGCGGATCACGCCCGGATGCAGCTGCATCACCAGCCCGTCCTGGGAGGCCATCTCGGCGAGGCGATAGAGCATATTGCGGCGATAGGCCACGGCGTCCCCGGGGGCCAGCGTGCCGGCCAGGGCGGCGGCGTGGATGCGCTCGGCCTCGGCCTCGGCCAGCGGCTCACCCGTGGCCTCGATCACCCCGGTATCGGTGGATGTGCCCCCGTGCCGGGCAAAATAGGCGCGGCGATCGCGCAGTGCCGCGAGCAGTCCCGCATAGCTTCCCGTGTCGATATCGGAGGCCGCCGCGAGCCGCCCCAGCGCGGCGATCCACGTGGACTCCGCGGGGTCCATATAACGATCGGCCCGGAACGTGGGCAGGACGCGCCCGCTAAAGCCGGGGTCCGCGGCCAGGTCGCGATGCGCCGCAAGATCATCCGCGGGATCATCCGTGGTGGCCAGGACCTCGATATTAAAGCGCTCAAAGAGGGCCCGCGGCAAATACTCGGGTGTGGCCAGGCGCTCGGCGATCGCGTCATAGAGCTCCCCGGCATTGGCCGCGGAGGGGGCCCGGGTGATGCCAAAGACATCGTGCAGCTCGGTCTCGAACCAATAGCGCACCGGGGTGCCGGCAAAATGGGACCAGCCCGCGCAAAACTCCGCCCAGATTTCCCGCGCGCTCGCGGGGGAGGGCGCCCCGTTTTCGGCGATGCCCAGCCGGCCCAGGCCCACGCCGTGGGCGTGCAGTAGCCGGGTGACATAGTGATCGGGAGTGATCAGCAGCTCGGCGGGATCCCCAAAGGGGCGGTTATCGCGCAGCAGCGCCGCGTCCACATGTCCGTGCGGGGAGATGATGGGAAGCCCCGCGATCTCCGCATAGAGCCGGCGGGCGATGGCCCGCTCGGTGGGGTCGCTGGGCAGGAGGCGGTCGGGGTGCGGCGAGAGTGCTGTCACGATAATTTTTCCCTGTCTTCGTTGGCTGGGTGGTGGAAGGCTAGCGTTGCGGAGCCGGGCCCGTGGACTTGCGCACCGTGAGATGCGTGGGCAGCAGCACGGACTGGCCCGCGGGGGTATTGGGGCCCGCGCTCAGCCGCGCGAGCAGCATCGACACGGCCACGCGGCCCGCGCGCTCGATTGGCGCGGTGAGCGTGGTGAGCGGGGGATTACAAAAATCGGCCCCAAAAATATCGTCGCAGCCCACCACCGAGACGTCCTCGGGCACCCGCACCCCGCGCTCGCGGAAGCGCTCCAGCATTCCGATCGCGAGGAGGTCGTTAAAAACGATGCACGCGGTGGACGTGGAGTTGATCATGGCCTCGGCCGCGGCGGCCCCGGAACTCATATCGGGGGAGTATTCGCGGCTGCGCACAGCCTCCACGCCGAGCTTGGTGGCGGATTTTTCCATCCGCAGCCAGCGGCGCTCATTGGACCAGGAGCTATTGGGGCCGGAGATATAGGTGATCCTGCGGTGGCCCAGCGAGGCGAGGTGGTCCAGGGCCTGATCGATGCCCAGCGGGGTATCGATCACGACGCTGGGGATATCCGGCGCGAGCCGGTTGATCGTGACCAGCGGCATCCGCGCCGCGACCGCCGCGAGCTGCTGATCGCTCAGCCGCGAGGCGGTCAGGATCGCGCCATCGGCCGAGCGGCGCAGCGAGCCGATCGTGGCGGCCTCGGACTCGCCGGATTCGGCGGTATCCACCAGCATCTGCATATAATCGGCGGCCTTCAGCTGCTGCTGGGTGCCGCGGATCAGGCCAAAATAAAACGGGTTGGTGATATCCGAGACCAGGACGGCCACGGCCCGGGTCTGCCCCGAGGTGAGCGCCTGCGCCTGCGCGTTGGGGGTATAGCTCAGCTCCCGCGCCGCCGCGAGGATTTTCTCCCGGGTATGCGCATTCACCCGCGTCGGATTCGACAGGGCGCGCGACACCGTGGAGGTGGCAAAGCCGCTGAGACGCGCCACATCGCCGATGGTGGCGGGGCGCTCGCTGAGGGAGGCATCTTCCGTGGTCATAGGGAGATAAAACCACACTTGGCAAATAATGGCAAACGGTTGCAACAACGTTGCCGTTGTGTCTAGAGTCGGGGTCACAGCGGTTTTATCGCACCCACTCAAGGAGGAGTTCGGATGATGAAAAGACGAGCATTTATGGCCCTGGCCACGCTCACGACGGCGGGCCTGGCGCTCACCGCCTGTTCCGGCGGCAGCCCCGAGGCCGAGGGATCGGCCACGCCCGGGGAGATCGACGGAAAGGGTCAGACCCTCAACGTCCTGGTGGATGCCAATAACCTCTACCCCCAGGAACAGCAGCAGTGGTTTAAAGACGTCAACGATAAGTTCAAGGCCAAGACCGGCGCCGAGGTGAAATTTGAAACCTTCGCCACCGCCAATGACGAGCTCACCAAGATTCAGACCTCGGTGGTCTCCGGGCAGGGCCCCGATATCTATACCCTCGGCACCACGTTCACCCCCACCGCCTATGCCACCGGCGCGTTCCTGAAGCTCGACGAGGACTCCTGGAAGAAGGTGGGCGGCCGCGATCGCTTCACCGAGGCCAGCCTCGGCATCTCCGGACCCGATAAGGATAACGAGGTGGGCATCCCCGCCCGCAGCCGCCCGTTTGTGATGGCCTATAACACCGAGCTGCTTGCCGCCGCCGGAATTGATAAGCCCGCCGATACCTGGGACGGGCTGCGCGATCAGGCCAAGCAGCTCACCTCGGGAGACGTCTACGGCATGAGCATCGCCTATGCCGATAACTTCGACCCGTGGAAGTTCATCTGGGCCATGTCGGTCCAGGCCGGCAACCCGATCGTGGACGGCAAGAAGGTGCGCCTGGACGATCCGGCCACCCAGAAGGCCTTCGAAACCTATTTTGGCTGGCTCGCGACCGATAAGATCGTGGACCCCGCCTCGGTGGGCTGGAAGTCCAGCCAGGCACTCGCCGCATTTGCCGAGGGCAAGAGCGCGTTTATGCCGATGGTCACCGCCACCTCGATTAACACGCTGGATGCGTCCTCCGTGGCCGGCAAGTATAAATACGTCGTGATGCCCACCGTGGCCCCGGGCGAGACCAAGCGCCCCGCCGATGGTGTTGAGGCCGCGAGCATCCTCTCCGGCTCCAATTTTGTGGTCGCCGATTATTCCAAAAATAAGGACCTCTCGCTCGCCCTGATCGAGATGCTCACCACCGCCGAGGAACAGCGCATCTATTTTGATGTATTTGGTGAGATGCCCACCAATGCCGATGCCGCCGCGACCCTCGAAAAGGAGGATGCCACGCTCGCCCCGATCGTGGAGGCCTCCAAGCTCTCCGTGGGCACCCCGTTCACCGGGGCCTGGGGAGACATCCAGCTGGGCCTGACCAATGTGGCCGTGCAGGCCATCCCCGCGCTGAGCGCCGGATCGGTCAGCAGCGAGCAGATCTCCACGGCCCTGCGTGCCGAGCAGGAAAAGGCTCAGTCCGCCCTGGACCGCGCCAAATAATCCCCACACACCGGTACGAAAAGAGTTCATGATGGTTACGCCAGTTCCGGTACGCGAACGTACCGATGCTCGCGCGGCCCGTAGCGCGGCGGGTCCCAGCGACCCGCCGCCCGCGGCACCGCGCCCGAGACGCCCGCGTCGCTCGCGGGAACCGGTAGAACGCAACCGGCCGCTGTGGATGCTCGCCCCCGGCGGTATCCTGATGGCCCTGGTCATCCTCGTCCCGCTGCTGCTGGGTGTGGCGATCTCCATGATGGACCTCGACCAGTACAGCCTGCGGCAGTGGATTAACGCCCCCTTTATTGGCCTGGCCAATTATGTGGAGGCGCTCACCAAGTCCTCGCTGATCCAGTCGATCGGCATCAGCGTGGGCTATTCGGTCCTGGTGACCCTGATCTGCCTGCCGCTGGGAGTGGCCGCGGCCCTCGCCACCCAGAACCGCTTCCGCGGTCGCGGGCTGGTCCGCTCGCTCTTCCTGGTGCCCTATGTCCTGCCGATGTTTGTGGTGGGTACCGTCTGGCGCACGATGCTGCAGCCCGATGGGGTGGGCAATAAGATGCTGGGCAACCTCGGCATCGACGGCGGCCTCTGGCTCAACGGGCCGCAGTCCTATTGGGCGCTGGTTTTTGTGCAGATCTGGGCCTCCTGGCCGTTTATCTATCTGCTGGTGCTCTCGGGACTG encodes the following:
- a CDS encoding carbohydrate ABC transporter permease, encoding MMVTPVPVRERTDARAARSAAGPSDPPPAAPRPRRPRRSREPVERNRPLWMLAPGGILMALVILVPLLLGVAISMMDLDQYSLRQWINAPFIGLANYVEALTKSSLIQSIGISVGYSVLVTLICLPLGVAAALATQNRFRGRGLVRSLFLVPYVLPMFVVGTVWRTMLQPDGVGNKMLGNLGIDGGLWLNGPQSYWALVFVQIWASWPFIYLLVLSGLQSVDSEVHEACALDGAGWWTKLRYVIFPYLKGPITLALIISFLHSVNNFTLPFVLFGIPAPADVNVLPVLTYITGFQNFRFGLSAAMAVVSLILIAIPLFAYLRAVKLDTGDDGAARVKK
- a CDS encoding LacI family DNA-binding transcriptional regulator is translated as MTTEDASLSERPATIGDVARLSGFATSTVSRALSNPTRVNAHTREKILAAARELSYTPNAQAQALTSGQTRAVAVLVSDITNPFYFGLIRGTQQQLKAADYMQMLVDTAESGESEAATIGSLRRSADGAILTASRLSDQQLAAVAARMPLVTINRLAPDIPSVVIDTPLGIDQALDHLASLGHRRITYISGPNSSWSNERRWLRMEKSATKLGVEAVRSREYSPDMSSGAAAAEAMINSTSTACIVFNDLLAIGMLERFRERGVRVPEDVSVVGCDDIFGADFCNPPLTTLTAPIERAGRVAVSMLLARLSAGPNTPAGQSVLLPTHLTVRKSTGPAPQR
- a CDS encoding sugar ABC transporter substrate-binding protein: MMKRRAFMALATLTTAGLALTACSGGSPEAEGSATPGEIDGKGQTLNVLVDANNLYPQEQQQWFKDVNDKFKAKTGAEVKFETFATANDELTKIQTSVVSGQGPDIYTLGTTFTPTAYATGAFLKLDEDSWKKVGGRDRFTEASLGISGPDKDNEVGIPARSRPFVMAYNTELLAAAGIDKPADTWDGLRDQAKQLTSGDVYGMSIAYADNFDPWKFIWAMSVQAGNPIVDGKKVRLDDPATQKAFETYFGWLATDKIVDPASVGWKSSQALAAFAEGKSAFMPMVTATSINTLDASSVAGKYKYVVMPTVAPGETKRPADGVEAASILSGSNFVVADYSKNKDLSLALIEMLTTAEEQRIYFDVFGEMPTNADAAATLEKEDATLAPIVEASKLSVGTPFTGAWGDIQLGLTNVAVQAIPALSAGSVSSEQISTALRAEQEKAQSALDRAK
- the uxaC gene encoding glucuronate isomerase, with product MTALSPHPDRLLPSDPTERAIARRLYAEIAGLPIISPHGHVDAALLRDNRPFGDPAELLITPDHYVTRLLHAHGVGLGRLGIAENGAPSPASAREIWAEFCAGWSHFAGTPVRYWFETELHDVFGITRAPSAANAGELYDAIAERLATPEYLPRALFERFNIEVLATTDDPADDLAAHRDLAADPGFSGRVLPTFRADRYMDPAESTWIAALGRLAAASDIDTGSYAGLLAALRDRRAYFARHGGTSTDTGVIEATGEPLAEAEAERIHAAALAGTLAPGDAVAYRRNMLYRLAEMASQDGLVMQLHPGVIRSHHAATLARFGPDTGHDLPDSGAFTRPLRRILNDFGVNPTFRLALFTVDETVFSREIGPLAGFYPSVYAGAPWWFIDTPGAIGRYRAAVTDSAGFGKTTGFIDDTRAFCSIPARHDMSRRADAAFLAGLVAGHQLGEDEAARIAVDLTVTQPREVFRL